In Candidatus Eisenbacteria bacterium, the genomic window GTTCGGGTGCCGTCCACGCCGTGGGCAGGAGACGGCCACGGCGTGGGCGCTGACGCCGGCCTCCCTTGCTGTCTCCGTCTCAACCGAACGAGACGGCGTCTCATTGAGACGAGACAAATGGCGAACGGATTTTCGCTCAAGGAATTAGGCCCCACCGCCCGGTGAAGTGTCTCAATCGAGCGCTCCCGGCAAGAGGGATCTTCTGCGTCCCGGGGAGGGGATCGGACCGGGCTTCGTACCTCAGACCCCATTGAATTTGTGTGAGTTCCTGCACATTCGATCGGTTCCCTCCGATGCCGCTCGATTTTGGCACGTTTGGTGCGAGAGGCCGCTGCAGGAACATCCTAGCAGAGGAGAACGGCCGGTCCCACGAATCGCGGGGACCAAGGCCGCCTTCCGGTAGGGTCTCGGAGCGATCGGGTGTCGTGAGCCCCCCTCCGGAAAGCGAGCCGAGGAGGTCGAGCGTATGACGGTTCGAGCGGTCCATCTCGCGACGGTTCTCGTTTTTCTTCTCGTTCATCTCCTAGCGGCTTTGTGGTTCGCCGGCTTTGGGCCGGAAAGGGGGTAGGTCAATGATTCGGGTGCTCTTTTCGCTATGCTCCTCTCGTTCTGTTTCGGTTGGGAGAGAAGGTCGTCGGTCCGATCACGGACAATGACTTCTCTCCGAACGAGGGAATGAAGTTCAATGTTCCCACCGTCACAATGACGTGGGGCGAGATCAAGTCGCTGTGGCAGGAAGGTCAAAACGGATGCGGCAACGGGGGGAACACGACCCCGCCGAGCAGCGGTGGAAGCAACCCGCCCAATCCGTAGGAGGGGAATCATGAGGATCGCGTTCTTGGTCTCGATGCTCGTTGCTTCGTGGGCGGGAGCGGTGGAGGTGGAGTGGGATTCGTTGGCGATTCGAACGCTACGGATGATGATAGGAGGAGCGTGTATGGTTGAGGTCGGTTCCGAATCGACCCAAGTCCGCGCCGACTCAGTCGAAAGAAATTGGGTGCCGTCATCCTGGATGTTCCGGGGAACCATCCGGACGAAACCGGATGAGCCTCCTGTTCAGCATGTTCATGTCCACGATCTCAACGGGGAATGTCTTACGAAGAGCTTCTACCCGATGATCGATTCCGGAGCAATCGAGGGAGGGTGGCGGCGTCAGCGAGTGTGGTTTGATATCAGCGAGAAGCTGCTGGCAGACCGGGATCGCCTGGAGTTCCTCGTATCGATCTACGACGAGAACAAGCAGTGGGTCCACACGTTCCCGACGGTTGTGCTCGAACGGATCGCAGGCGGTGGGGATTCGTTTCGATGCAGACAGGACGAGTTCGTTTTGAGTCCCGACCGTTTGAAGCCCCCGGTCTTCTACGAACCGTTCCCGGTGAAGCCATGAGAGCGCTGTGTTTGATCCTGTGCTTTCCCGCAGCCGTTCTTGGTTCCCTGACGATGTACGATCAGACGGGGAGCATCGCGGTCTTCGTCTTCGGTGCCCGGCCACAGGGTTCCCGAATTCGGCAGTCCGACGCCGAAACGCAGGGGAATCGGCTCGGTCGGGTGGAATGGAAGTCGTGAGTGATTTGTCATTGAAGTATTCCCCCCGTCTCGCTATCCTGCGCGCAGATCTTTTCGTGGAGGTAGTCATGTGGCTTCGAATCCTTGCCCTCGCGGTCGTCATGTCGACAGGGTGTTCACAGTCCCCGGAGCTGCCCGTCTTTTCCTATAAGCCGGTCGCGCCGGAAGCCGACAAGCCGCTCACGATCCACTACCGTCCGTTGATCAGCGGCTCGGCGCTCGCGCGCTCCGACTCGGTGCGGCTCCGAATCACGCTCGTGGGGCCGCGAGGCGAGCTCTACGCCGACGCTCTGCCCATGGAGCGGGCGCGGGACGGTTGGCGTCTTCGCTTCAAACCGGGCGACTACCTCGCACCGGCCCCGGTGGTCATGGTCTGCGCGTTCGAGGATTCCGAAGACCCCGAGAACTGCGACGGCAATCAAGGCCGTCCCTGGATCTTGCTGTTCCACGACGACGGGGAGCTCGCTCGGGGAGCCGCGTACCAAACCTACCGGCTCTGCAAGTCACACGTGTGGCTCCCGGCGGATCTGGGAATCCCGGATCATGAGAGGGGACGAGACGGGATCGAGTACGAGCTCCGGGCTCATCCGGATTTCGTTCCGGCGAGGCTCGAGCATTGGTCGATCGCGCTTGCGGAAGACAAGGAGGATTCTCTCGCGCTCGATTCGCTTCGACACGCGATCCGGACCGCACTCGATTCGATCCTCGAGGCGAACCTGCGCGCGCTCGATCCGGATACGATGATCGCTCGCGCCTTCGAGCTCTACGAGGTCCTCGGCGAGTCGAGCCGGGCGGAGTCCTTGCTGGCCGTCGTGCGCGACCGGTTTCCGCAGAGCCGCTTGGCTCTTCGATGCGAGTACGAATGGGCGTTCGCCCCGTGGGAACCCGAGCCGGTGATCGAGCGTTTCCAGAGGCTCCTGGAGGCGTATCCCGACTCGCCCGAAGCGAAGAGAGGACGCGGCTTTCTTTTCGCGATCTACAACAACGTGTTGCAAATGCCCGAGCAAGCCGCCGAGATTGCGGCAAGCGGAAAGCCGATGGACCTCGGCTTTCTCCGTCTGTATGCGGAGGATCTCGCCGAGTCGGGAGAGCTCGAAGAGGCGGAGCTTGTCGCCCGTCGGTGCGTGCGGGAAGCGGAGAGCGAAACCTGGTCGGCGGGGAGCGGCCTCACACCGGCGGAGTGGACGAGGAGACAGGACCAAGAACTGCGAGACCACATCGTCCTTCTCGCCTCGATCCTCGGAGAGAAGAGAGAGTACGAGGAAGCGGTCGCGCTTCTCGAGGAGGTCGCACATACGAATCCTCGTGCCGCGGGGTCCGGCGCGCTCGAAGAGCTCGCTGAGTACCAGGCTTTCCTCGGGAGGAGGGAAGATGCGCTTCGCACGTACGACCTCCTCGGAGAGACGTTCCGTCCGTCGGACGAAGTCATTGAGGCCTGGCGGTCGTCGTACGTGGATGCGCGCGGGGAGGAATCCGGGTTCGATGAGCATCACGCGACCCTCGATGCGAAGCGACGGGCGAACGCGCACCAACGTCTCGAGAGGCGCGTTCTCGATTGGCCTGCTCCCGAAGTGGTCCTCACCGACCTCGATGGGAATCGGCGTCCGCTTTCCGAGTTCCGCGGCAAGGTCGTGTTCATCGATTTCTGGGCCACATGGTGCGGTCCCTGCCTCTCCTCGATGTCGAAGTTCGAGGAGGCGTACCGCACTCTCGGAACGGGTCCGGATGTCGTCTTCATCGCATTGAACACGTGGGAAAAAGGAAACCTCGAAGAGAGACGGCGAAAGATCGAGGAGAAGTGGACGGAGATCGGTCTTTCTCTTCCTGTTCTCCTCGACATGGGATCGGAAGGCGAGGAGCCTTATCCGGCCGCGGACCTCTTCCGTGTGCGAGGGATTCCCACCTCGTTCCTCTTGGACCGAGACGGGCGGATCCTGTTCCGAGCCGGCGGTCTCTTCTCTGAGAACGACGTTGAAAACCTCCGCCTGAAGATCGACTTCGCTCGAAACCGCCGGGGCGCCGAGGCCTCTTGAGCCTTCGGTTCGGGATTCTAGTTCTCAGTCAGGGTGTCCGGGTCGGATCCCGGGGCGACAACGAAGAGTCGCTTTCTCGTTTCTCGGCGCACTTCGCGATCACTTTTTCGAATGGACGATTCAAAGCCGGCGCGAAGTTTTACCTTGGCTCTTTCGTCGAGTCGTTTTGAAATCGCAGGAACCCACCCGCACACAAGGTCTTCTTCGTCGGAGGGGGACTCGCAGCGAGCTCGATCTCCGCCTTCCCTACCAATAGGGCCTGAACTCCGCGACGAAGACGTGCGTGTCCCCGCTCTCCGGGGCGGCCCGGTTCGAGCAGAAGAGCAGGAATCGCCCGTCGTGCGAGAAGTGGGGAAACCCGTCGAAGCCGGGGGAATGCGTGACGCGCACGAGCTCGGTCCCGTCCGACTTCATCATGTACAGCTCGAAGTTTCTCGGGTCGTCCATGTTGGACGAAAAGACGATTCGCTCTCCGCTCGGATGAAAGCACGGCGCGAAATTGACGGCGCCGTTGTTCGTGATCTGACGGTGGTTCGTTCCGTCGGCATCGCACACGTAGATCTCGAGGTTCTTGTAGTTGTCGGTGCGCGAGGCTCGGTAAACGATCCGGGTTTCGTCCGGGGAGAAGAACGCGCCGCCGTCGTAACCTTTCGCGTTCGTGATGCGGACGGGGACGCGCTCCTCTATGTCCATCTTGTAGATCTCGAGATCCCCGTCTCGCGCCGAAGTCCAGAGGATTGTCTTGCCGCTCGGCGAGACGGTGCACTCGGCGTCGTAGCCTGGAGTATCCGTGAGCTGCTCGATGGTTTCTCCCCGGAAGTTCGCGAGGAAGAGATCGAACGCCTCGTCGAAATCCCACTCGTACTCGCTCTCCGCCGGCTTCGCGGGAATCTCCTCGCGAAGATGCGTGGACGCGTAGACGAACCTCTGCCCGTTCGGGAAGAAAGAAGAGCAAGTCGCTCGTCCCTTCCCCGTGCTCACCATGTATCTGTTCTCGCCGTCTCGGTCCATGACGTAGATCTGGTCGTGCTGCTCGCCGGGCATCGTCGCCTGGAAGATGATCCGCCCTCCCCGCGGGCCGAAGTTGGCCTCTCCGTTGTCCCCTTCGGACGCGAGCCGCTCGAGGCTCGCGAACATTTTTTCCTTCTCGCCGATCAGCTCGGGGGCGAGAGGTCCTCTCTTGCCCGCGGGAGTCATAATGTCGCGAAGGTTGAAGTCGGCAGGGAGCTTTACTTCCGATTGAGTCTCCTTCTTCTCCGTCGCCTCTTGCGCGAGAACAAGCCCCGGAAAGACCAGCGCGGCGAAAACCGCGAGCGAAACGAGTCTCCATCGCGTCGGATGCGTCATGTGCTTCATGTTCGTTCCTTTTCTACTTCAGGTGAAGGCGAATGCCGTCCTCGAGGGCGGCGAGTTTCTTTCGCGTCTCGGCGAGGAGCGGTTCGATCGAGGCCCCGTTTTCCGCGTCGCGGAGAACGCCTTCCAGGATCTCAACGTAGCTGTCCAGATAGAGGTGATACTGGGGCTCGTCCGGAAACTCGGATCGCCGTCTCTCGGCATGGACGATCGCGGAGCGAAGCGCCGCGAAGAGCGTCTCCCGGTCGTTCGCGGGATCGGCCCCCCTTGCGTAGACGTGAGCGGCGTTGAAGAACTCGGACCGGAGAATCTCGAAGACCCAATTGAAACGGTTTTTCATGCGTCCATGCTCCGCCGGGGTTTTGTAAAGGATAGCAATCCTCTCGCTCGCGGGCAAGGCCGGCGTATCAAGAACGTCTTTCGGAGTCTCTTACCGGAACGGAAGTTCCGCGAGCCGCGCGGCGAGAACGCGGTCCCCGGCGCGCGCGAAGAGCGGGGGTCTATTCTCGACGATCGTCGTGCGGATCACCGCGAAGGCGATCACCCCTCCGGGATGGATTGATCGGACCGCGGAAGTGATCCGGCCGACCTCCGCGCCGTCCGCGAGCACGGCCGATCCGCGATCGGGCGGGCGGTCTCCTTCAATCGCGAGGCCGACCAGGCTCTTCGGAGGCTTTCCGCGATGATGTGTCTTCGCGAGAATCTCTTGTCCCGGAAAGCATCCTTTGCCGAAGGAGACGACCGACTCGAGTCCCGCTTCGAGCGGCCCGAGGTCGGGGCCGATGTCCGCGCCGAAGAGCGGGGTGCCGGCCTCCATACGGAGGATTTCGAACGCTTCATCGCCTACGGGACGCGGCTTCGGCGCCTCGTGGAGGAGAAGAAGCCTCCACGCGTCGACGAGACGCTCTCTCTGAACAAGAAGATCGAAGCCGTCCTCTCCGGTGGGGCACTCTCTCACCGCGTGGACGGGCCCCGGTATCCCGGGAAGCGACAAGGGACGATGATGCCCCGGCGGCAAGTGCGGGAGGGGCGATCCCGAGAGAGACGCGAGGAGCCTCCCGCTTTCCGGTCCCGCGACGTGAACCGCGCCCCACTCGGCGCTCGTATCCTCAATCTCCGCCTCTTCGAGAATCAGGTACGGGTCGAGGCCGCGGCTCAGAGTCACCGCGTCTTCCCGATCGAGGAGCGCGAGGAACGACTCGGCGAAGGCGAGAAGGCGGAAGAGCGCGATGAACTTTCCGTTCGGCGCGAGAAGCGCGTTCCATCTCCCGGCTCCGGGCGCGAGATCCTTCACGTCGTTCGCGAGCATGTGCTCGAGAAAGGCCGCGCGATCCGCTCCCCGGATTCGCACGGCCCCGAGAGAGGATCGGTCGATGAGGCCGACCGAGCGGCGCACGGCGTCGTATTCCCATGCCGGATCGCCGAAGTGCGCCGCGAGCGGACGGCCGCGCCGCTCGTCCGTGTGCGCGCCGATCGTTTCGAGAAACGCGAAGAGACGCGAATCGGTTCCCATCCGCTTCCTCCGTCTCCTATCGTAATACGGGCGCTCGCGCGCGAGGACGCTTTTTGCGGTTGTGCGGGCGGCCGCAGAAGGTCTACACTCCCTCCGGGCGAGGGACCGCTGTCCGATTCGGGCGGCGGCGTTTTTCGGCTCATCCGCCGCCCGCGCGGCGAGAGGAGGTGATCGGCCATCGGCCTCCTGGATCGCGCTGTCGTTGCTTTTCTCCCGCTCGTTCCCAAACCGATCGTCGGGAAGTTCTCTTCCCGTTATATCGCCGGCGCCGATCTCGCGGACGCGATCCGTGAGATCCGCGCGCTGAACGATCGAGGAATCCTCGCGACCGTCGACATCCTCGGCGAGAACGTCACGGAAATCGCCCAGGCCGAACGGTCGGCCCGGGAGTACATCGAGGTGCTCGATGCGATCCGCTCGAACGGGCTCGATTCGAACGTGTCGATCAAGCTGACGATGCTCGGGCTTCTGATCGACGAGGAATTCTGCTTTCAGCGGATGCGCGAGATCGTCGGCGAGGCGAAGAAGCGGGGGAACTTCATCCGAATCGACATCGAGGACTCGAGCGTCACCGACAAGACCTTCCGGATCTACCGCAGACTGCGCGAGGAGTTCGACAACGTCGGGGCCGCGATCCAGGCGTACATGCGGCGCACGCAGGACGACGTCGGCGACTTCCTCGCGATGAACGCGAACCTCCGCCTCTGCAAGGGGATCTACGTCGAGCCGCGCCGGATCGCGTGGAAGGGACACCACACGATCAACGCGAACTTCACGCTCGCCCTCCGGAGGCTTCTCGAGGGGGGCTGCTACGTCGGCATCGCGACGCACGACGAGCATCTGATCTGGGAAGCGGAGCGGATCGTGAGGGAAACCGGGCTCGATCGGACGAAGTACGAGTTCCAGATGCTTCTCGGGGTGGACGAGGAGCTCCGAGACGTGATCCACGCCGCAGGCCATCGCCTGCGGATCTACGTCCCCTTCGGGAGGCACTGGTACGCCTACAGCATGAGGCGTCTCCGCGAGAACCCGAAGATCGCCGGCTACGCGGCGAAAGCCGCTTTAAGAATCAAGTAACTTCCGCCGGGGCGCGTCCGCTTCTCCGGCGCAACGGTCCGGTGCGCGGAAATCCGTGGGCCGGACGAGCGCCCGAGAAACCCGCTATCGAATCGCCGCGAGAAAGCGGTCGATGTCCGTGAGGTCGTCGAAGAGGAAGTCGGGGTCCATCGCGCGAAGGGTCTCGGCAGGCGTCGATCCGCTCGCGACGGCGATGACGCGGGCCCCAGCCTCGCGCGCGCAGCGGATGTCGTGGACCGTGTCGCCGATGAGAAGGACGCCCCCCTCCGGAACCGATCCGCCGGCGAGGGCCCGCCCTCTCTCGATCCCGATCCGCGTGAGCGCGGACCGGTCGATCGAGTCGGAGCCCCATCCTCCGAATCGGAAGTAGCCGTCGAGGCCGCCGTGCGCGAGCTTCATCCTCCCCGTCGTCTCGAAGTTCCCCGTGGCGAGCCCGAGGAGAAGATCCTTCTCCCGTGCGAGACGATCGAGGAGCGCCTTCACTCCGGGAAGGACGCGGAAGCCCTCGGAGCGCGCGAGCTCATCCTTGAGGTAGAAAGCATAACGGTCGCGGATCGCGTCCGCATCCTCTTCTTCGAGCGCGCGGCCGAGCGTGCGCTCTCCCATCCGCCGAATGATGTCGTAGTCGGTGAGGCCGTCCGGATGGATCCCCTTCATCGCCTCGGGCACGCCGAGCCGCTCGTGGAAGGCGCGGTCGAGCGCGCGCGCGCCCGCCCCCCCGGAAAGAAGAAGCGTTCCGTCGATGTCGAATACGAGAATCCGCAAGATGCGCATCCTTGGGTCGCGAACGTCGATCGAAGCTCCACATTCCCCGATCGGTGCGTATTCCGCGAATCGATCATCGCGGGAGCGCGTCCGCCGACGCTCCGATGCTAAACGCACGCCGCGGAGAGATCAAGAAGCCGAGCGGAAATCGTCCCCTCCGAGGGATCCGGATTGGATCTGCAATGTAGGTTCGACCAGAGGCGTGGGAGCTGCGGACAGAAGGAGTCGCCCTCTATTGCCACAGCCTCTTGACGGCGCCCCACGTCGCCCGCTCGACCGACGTAGGCCCCGCGCACCCCTCGCCGAACGCACCGATCAACCCGCAGTCGGATCCGTCTGGGTGCTGTCCCGGCAGACACGGCGAGTCGGCGCGAAGGGTGAAGTCGCCGACGTCCGCGTCGCAGAAGAGAGGGTCGGCGGAAAAGTTGCCGTTGATTCCATACTGGTCGGCGATGCAGGGAACCCAATCCCCGCCGCTGTTGCCGTAGATGTCGCAACAGCTCAAAGAGACGGGACAACCGAGGCAAGCCATCGACTTGGACAGATTGTCCGCGACGAGGACGTCTTCGAGCCAAGAATAGCCGCCGAAGCTCAAGACCCCCGCGTACCAGGCCGTGGAGTTCCTTGTGAAGGTGCACGATCGGATCCGGCATCTCCCTTCGGAGTAGAGAGCCCCCCCATCTCCCCCGTGATTGTCCCAAAAGACTGAATTGCTCACTTCGACCAGCCCGTATGCTTGCCACAGGGCCGAGCCCAAGGCCTCGGCTGTGTTCTGAACGAACTGGCAGCTGTCCACGAGGATCTTGTGGTCCGGCCAAAGATAGAAGGCGAGTGCTCCCCCGAAGAGGCAGTCGTTTCTCGTGAAAGTGCATCGCTTGAAGATGCCCGATGCGTTTTCGACGCCCACCGCACTCCCCGAGGTCTCCTCGAATACACAGTCCACGACGGATAGTGAGACTCCGCTCGCGAGTACAGCGCCTGGCCCGGCTGCATCTGCCACGCTGTTGCGTACGAACTTCGTTCCTTCGATCGATGCCTCGAGAGGAACCGAGGAATGATACGCGATAGCGCCTCCACCCTGCCATCCATATGCCCCATTCCACAGAAACGCACAGTTCTTGACACGAGGAATTGCATGGATGCAGAGAAGCCCGCCCCCCGTCGCGGCGTGACCTCCTCTTATCGTCAGACCCTCGATAGATGTCATGCCGTCGACGCTATCGGCCCGGAGCACCGATCCCATCTCTTGCCCATCCACCGTGACGCACTGTGGAGACCCCGTCTCGCTCCTTACGCAGATTTCCGAAATCAGAGAAATCCCGTGCTCGTAGTATGTGCCGCAGGCGAGAAGCA contains:
- a CDS encoding TlpA family protein disulfide reductase yields the protein MWLRILALAVVMSTGCSQSPELPVFSYKPVAPEADKPLTIHYRPLISGSALARSDSVRLRITLVGPRGELYADALPMERARDGWRLRFKPGDYLAPAPVVMVCAFEDSEDPENCDGNQGRPWILLFHDDGELARGAAYQTYRLCKSHVWLPADLGIPDHERGRDGIEYELRAHPDFVPARLEHWSIALAEDKEDSLALDSLRHAIRTALDSILEANLRALDPDTMIARAFELYEVLGESSRAESLLAVVRDRFPQSRLALRCEYEWAFAPWEPEPVIERFQRLLEAYPDSPEAKRGRGFLFAIYNNVLQMPEQAAEIAASGKPMDLGFLRLYAEDLAESGELEEAELVARRCVREAESETWSAGSGLTPAEWTRRQDQELRDHIVLLASILGEKREYEEAVALLEEVAHTNPRAAGSGALEELAEYQAFLGRREDALRTYDLLGETFRPSDEVIEAWRSSYVDARGEESGFDEHHATLDAKRRANAHQRLERRVLDWPAPEVVLTDLDGNRRPLSEFRGKVVFIDFWATWCGPCLSSMSKFEEAYRTLGTGPDVVFIALNTWEKGNLEERRRKIEEKWTEIGLSLPVLLDMGSEGEEPYPAADLFRVRGIPTSFLLDRDGRILFRAGGLFSENDVENLRLKIDFARNRRGAEAS
- a CDS encoding PD40 domain-containing protein, giving the protein MKHMTHPTRWRLVSLAVFAALVFPGLVLAQEATEKKETQSEVKLPADFNLRDIMTPAGKRGPLAPELIGEKEKMFASLERLASEGDNGEANFGPRGGRIIFQATMPGEQHDQIYVMDRDGENRYMVSTGKGRATCSSFFPNGQRFVYASTHLREEIPAKPAESEYEWDFDEAFDLFLANFRGETIEQLTDTPGYDAECTVSPSGKTILWTSARDGDLEIYKMDIEERVPVRITNAKGYDGGAFFSPDETRIVYRASRTDNYKNLEIYVCDADGTNHRQITNNGAVNFAPCFHPSGERIVFSSNMDDPRNFELYMMKSDGTELVRVTHSPGFDGFPHFSHDGRFLLFCSNRAAPESGDTHVFVAEFRPYW
- a CDS encoding aminomethyltransferase family protein yields the protein MGTDSRLFAFLETIGAHTDERRGRPLAAHFGDPAWEYDAVRRSVGLIDRSSLGAVRIRGADRAAFLEHMLANDVKDLAPGAGRWNALLAPNGKFIALFRLLAFAESFLALLDREDAVTLSRGLDPYLILEEAEIEDTSAEWGAVHVAGPESGRLLASLSGSPLPHLPPGHHRPLSLPGIPGPVHAVRECPTGEDGFDLLVQRERLVDAWRLLLLHEAPKPRPVGDEAFEILRMEAGTPLFGADIGPDLGPLEAGLESVVSFGKGCFPGQEILAKTHHRGKPPKSLVGLAIEGDRPPDRGSAVLADGAEVGRITSAVRSIHPGGVIAFAVIRTTIVENRPPLFARAGDRVLAARLAELPFR
- a CDS encoding proline dehydrogenase family protein, with translation MGLLDRAVVAFLPLVPKPIVGKFSSRYIAGADLADAIREIRALNDRGILATVDILGENVTEIAQAERSAREYIEVLDAIRSNGLDSNVSIKLTMLGLLIDEEFCFQRMREIVGEAKKRGNFIRIDIEDSSVTDKTFRIYRRLREEFDNVGAAIQAYMRRTQDDVGDFLAMNANLRLCKGIYVEPRRIAWKGHHTINANFTLALRRLLEGGCYVGIATHDEHLIWEAERIVRETGLDRTKYEFQMLLGVDEELRDVIHAAGHRLRIYVPFGRHWYAYSMRRLRENPKIAGYAAKAALRIK
- a CDS encoding HAD family hydrolase, whose product is MRILVFDIDGTLLLSGGAGARALDRAFHERLGVPEAMKGIHPDGLTDYDIIRRMGERTLGRALEEEDADAIRDRYAFYLKDELARSEGFRVLPGVKALLDRLAREKDLLLGLATGNFETTGRMKLAHGGLDGYFRFGGWGSDSIDRSALTRIGIERGRALAGGSVPEGGVLLIGDTVHDIRCAREAGARVIAVASGSTPAETLRAMDPDFLFDDLTDIDRFLAAIR
- a CDS encoding right-handed parallel beta-helix repeat-containing protein; this encodes MRLATAFLIAILSACVSNLATARTWYILPDGSGDAPTIQAGMDSATAGDTLLLACGTYYEHGISLISEICVRSETGSPQCVTVDGQEMGSVLRADSVDGMTSIEGLTIRGGHAATGGGLLCIHAIPRVKNCAFLWNGAYGWQGGGAIAYHSSVPLEASIEGTKFVRNSVADAAGPGAVLASGVSLSVVDCVFEETSGSAVGVENASGIFKRCTFTRNDCLFGGALAFYLWPDHKILVDSCQFVQNTAEALGSALWQAYGLVEVSNSVFWDNHGGDGGALYSEGRCRIRSCTFTRNSTAWYAGVLSFGGYSWLEDVLVADNLSKSMACLGCPVSLSCCDIYGNSGGDWVPCIADQYGINGNFSADPLFCDADVGDFTLRADSPCLPGQHPDGSDCGLIGAFGEGCAGPTSVERATWGAVKRLWQ